A genomic segment from Blastococcus sp. PRF04-17 encodes:
- a CDS encoding universal stress protein, with the protein MLVAVDGSPESEQALRDAERFVGEPADRIVLVTVVDADGCDGEQLARVRELLRRGADRLAGSGARIDTEVVSGQPAQALLERIEADEVDLVVAGRRGRGLSRALLGSVAEQLSTRSPVPVLLAAPVAVPADRPR; encoded by the coding sequence CGTGGACGGCTCACCGGAGTCCGAGCAGGCGCTGCGCGACGCCGAGCGGTTCGTCGGGGAACCGGCCGACCGGATCGTCCTCGTCACCGTCGTGGACGCCGACGGGTGCGACGGCGAGCAGTTGGCGCGCGTCCGCGAACTGCTGCGCCGCGGCGCCGACCGGCTGGCCGGGAGCGGGGCGCGGATCGACACCGAGGTGGTCTCCGGGCAGCCGGCGCAGGCACTGCTCGAACGGATCGAGGCCGACGAGGTGGACCTGGTGGTCGCGGGCCGGCGAGGCAGGGGGCTCTCCCGGGCGCTCCTGGGCAGCGTGGCCGAGCAGTTGAGCACGCGCTCACCGGTCCCGGTGCTGCTCGCCGCACCCGTCGCCGTCCCCGCCGACCGCCCGCGCTGA
- a CDS encoding cytochrome P450, with amino-acid sequence MALAERIDADTRAVRHLTGLRERYGAGPVRIRLPGRQVTVVLSPDHVHRVLDGTPRPFSAATREKRAALAHFQPEGLLISSPAERAHRRTFNEAVLDTGSPVHRLAGPVGAVAEEEADALLAGVHRTGRLDWDAFGAAWWRVVRRVVLGEGAREDHALTDDLRRLRRRGNFSLLAPTSRRVRERFLGRLARYVEIGEPGSLAGLVASTPAHPDTVPHQQMPQWLFAFDAMSWAAYRALALLAMHPGDLRRARAELPLSPDLPYTRAALLESLRLWPTTPAILRDTTEETTWESGTLPAGASVLVFAPFFHRDATRLDEAHRFAPELWLRERTADDWPLVPFSAGPGMCPGRNLVLLTASVLLGRLVEQHDWELVRGGLARSRPLPGTLDPFRLRFCARRFAPVRSVAADVAAADGHPGRRAAGRPGWPTAG; translated from the coding sequence GTGGCGCTGGCCGAGCGGATCGACGCCGACACGCGAGCGGTGCGGCACCTGACCGGCCTGCGCGAGCGCTACGGGGCCGGGCCGGTGCGCATCCGCCTCCCTGGTCGTCAGGTGACCGTCGTCCTGAGTCCTGACCACGTGCACCGGGTGCTCGACGGCACTCCGCGCCCGTTCTCCGCCGCGACCCGCGAGAAGCGGGCCGCGCTGGCCCACTTCCAGCCCGAGGGGCTGCTCATCTCGAGCCCCGCGGAACGGGCCCACCGGCGGACGTTCAACGAGGCGGTGCTCGACACGGGCAGTCCGGTGCACCGGCTGGCCGGGCCGGTGGGCGCCGTCGCCGAGGAGGAGGCCGACGCGCTCCTCGCCGGCGTGCACCGCACCGGCCGGCTGGACTGGGACGCCTTCGGGGCCGCCTGGTGGCGCGTCGTCCGTCGCGTCGTCCTCGGGGAGGGCGCGCGGGAGGACCACGCGCTCACCGACGACCTCCGCCGGCTGCGGCGCCGGGGCAACTTCAGCCTCCTGGCTCCCACCTCCCGCAGGGTGCGGGAGCGTTTCCTCGGGCGGCTGGCGCGCTACGTCGAGATCGGGGAACCGGGCAGCCTGGCGGGCCTGGTCGCGTCCACCCCCGCGCACCCCGACACCGTGCCGCACCAGCAGATGCCGCAGTGGCTGTTCGCCTTCGACGCGATGTCGTGGGCCGCCTACCGCGCCCTGGCGCTGCTGGCCATGCACCCGGGCGACCTGCGCCGCGCCCGCGCCGAGCTGCCGCTGTCGCCGGACCTGCCGTACACGCGGGCCGCGCTGCTGGAGTCACTGCGCCTGTGGCCCACCACGCCGGCGATCCTGCGGGACACCACCGAGGAGACGACGTGGGAGAGCGGGACGCTGCCGGCCGGTGCGTCGGTGCTCGTGTTCGCGCCGTTCTTCCACCGGGACGCCACCCGGCTCGACGAGGCGCACCGGTTCGCCCCGGAGCTGTGGCTGCGCGAGCGCACCGCCGACGACTGGCCGCTCGTGCCCTTCAGTGCGGGGCCGGGCATGTGCCCGGGCCGCAACCTCGTGCTCCTCACCGCCAGCGTCCTGCTGGGCCGGCTGGTCGAGCAGCACGACTGGGAGCTCGTGCGCGGTGGGCTGGCGCGGTCGCGCCCGCTGCCGGGCACGCTCGACCCCTTCCGGCTGCGGTTCTGCGCCCGCCGGTTCGCTCCGGTCAGAAGCGTCGCTGCAGACGTAGCCGCAGCGGACGGCCATCCGGGTCGACGAGCAGCCGGTAGACCGGGGTGGCCCACAGCCGGGTGA